Genomic DNA from Gimesia aquarii:
ACATTCCCAAAGGCATCAAAATGATTGCAGAGCCCATGGCCGCGAATTTAACCACCATGCCGGTTGTGTTTGAAGCTGCCGCCGATGCTCCTGTAGAAGGCGAGCTGATTGCGCTCAAAGGTCGACATGCCGATCCAAAACAAAAAATTGAAGGTGTCTTTAAAAACCGGGCTGACCTGGTTCGAGTTCGTAATAACCAATTGCTCTGGTTGAAAGATGTGGCTCAAATACCTGTAGCCGTTGTAGAAGAGCTTCCCTTTAAGTTAGATATTGTAGAACCTAAGGTTCCACTCACACGTAGTGGTTCGATGCAACTCAAAGTAGTTGTCACTCGAAAAGAAGGTTTCGATAAACCAATCACTTTACAATTTCCCTTCCGACCACCGGGAGTGGGCGCTTCCAGTCGCGTCACCATCCCGAAAGGAAAGAATGAAGCGTTCTATCCTCTCAATGCTAATGGAAATGCACAAATTAAAAAATGGAAGGTTTTTGTGATTGGTTCTGCTGATGTTGGTGGCGCCGCCTGGGTTTCATCTCAGTTGGCTTCGTTGGAAGTTGCCGACTCGTTTGTGGATCTCAAACTGGCACGTTCCGCTGTGGAACAGGGAAAAGAAACAGAAATTCTCTGCACCGTCAGCATGAAAAACCCATTTGAGGGTGATGCAAAAATCAAACTGGTAGGACTACCCCCCAAAGTCACCACGACAGATATTTCGTTTAATAAAGAGAGTAAAGAGGTTGTATTCAAAGTGAAAACGGATCCCGCATCACCACAGGGACGGCATAAGAGCCTTTTCTGCCAGGTGGAAATTCCTATGAATGGCGAAACCGTTGTGCATACAACGGGACGTACCGAACTCCGAATCGACAAACCTGCCCCACCCAAAAAGAATGAACCGCCCAAACCGAAACCAGTCGCGAAAAAAGCGCAACCCAAAAAAGAAGCGCCTCCGAAGCGGCTGACTCGACTGGAAAAACTCCGATTAGAAGCCCAGAAACGTCTGGAATCTGGTTCAAAATAACGTAGATTTAAAATAGTTCGCTCAATTCCGAATGAGTAGAACTCAAACTTAATATCACTTTCCTCAACGAAATTCTGTTGACGAAAAAAGGTTTTTGATTATGTGGCGTCACCAATTAGTATTTCGCAGCTTTTTGTCTCTGGTTTTTATTGGTAGTGGACTCTCTCTCTCCACGGCTGATGATAAAGCGAAACCGGCACCAGCCAAACCTGCTCCAGCCAAACCTGCTCCAGCCAAACCTGCACCGGCCAAACCTGCACCGGCCAAACCTGCTCCGGCCAAACCTGCTCCGGCCAAACCTGCTCCGGCCAAACCTGCTCCGGCCAAACCTGCTCCGGCCAAACCTGCTCCGGCCAAACCTGCTCCGGCCAAACCTGCTCCGGCCAAACCTGCTCCGGCAAAGCCCGTTGCTCCTAAGCCAGCACCTAAGTTGGTCAAATTAAATGTCTATCCACAAAATATTCAACTGACTACCAGTCGTGATCGTCAATCAATCATCGCTCAGGTCGTGTATGACAATGGCCTCACTCAGGATGTCACAGCACAATTACAATTGAAACCTGCAAAACCTGGTATTGTGCGTCTAGACAAAAATGTACTTTACCCAGCCGCCGATGGTGAAACAGATTTAATTGCCAGCTTTGGTGGTGCGAATGTAAAACTGCATGCAAAAGTTGTGAAAGCGAAAGAAGATCGCCCCATCAGCTTTAACCTAGACGTTATGCCCACGTTCATGCGGGCTGGTTGTAATACAGGAAGCTGCCATGGCGCCGCCCGAGGAAAAGATGGATTCCGATTATCTCTATTCGGATTCGATCCCAAAGGTGATCATCACCGTTTAACACGCGAACTCAGTGGACGGCGTATTAACCTCAGCCTGCCACAGGAAAGTCTCCTGATCGAAAAAGCCATCGGTGCTGTACCGCACACTGGCGGAAAGCTTTATGAAAAAGGTTCGGAACATTACACAGCCGTACTTCGCTGGTTACAAGCTGGTGCCCCCTACGATGCGGGCGTCATTCCGACTGTCACCAAAGTGGAAATTTACCCTAAAGGTGGAGTCATGGATGGAAAAGGAACCAAACAACAGGTTTCTGCTGTGGCTACTTATTCCGATGGAACGACACGTGACGTAACTTCCCTGGCATCATTCTCCTCTAATAATGACAATTCAGCGACGATTACGAAAAAAGGACTGATTACCGCCAACAATCGTGGTGAAGCATTTATCATGGCCCGCTTCGATACACACACTGTGGGATCGCACTTTGTCGTCCTGCCTAAGGGACTTAATTTTGAATGGCCCAATGTCCCCGAATCGAATTATGTAGACACACTCATTCACAACAAATTAAAGAAGTTACGAGTCATTCCTTCCGAGCTCTGCTCTGATGCCGAATTTCTGCGTCGTGCCAGTCTCGATATCTGTGGGATCCTTCCCACAATCGAAGAGTTCAATCAGTTTGTCGCTGATAAAGATCCTAAAAAACGGGACAAACTTGTTGATAAACTGTTGAACCGCAAAGAATTCGTAGAAATGTGGGTCATGAAATGGTCGGAATTACTGCAAATTCGAACGGTAAATAACCGTATCAGCTATAAATCTGCCTTGCTCTATTACAACTGGTTACAGGAACGGATCGCTTCCAATGTTCCTATTAACGTGATGATTCAGGAACTTCTTGGTTCTACCGGTGGTACATTCGCCAATGCAGCAACCAACTACTATGAAAATGAACGCGACACGTTAAAAGTTTCCGAGAATGTAGCACAAGTTTTCATGGGTATGCGAATTCAATGTGCCCAATGTCATAATCATCCTTTCGATCGCTGGACGATGGATGATTACTACAGCTTTGCTTCTTTCTTCTCGCAAATTGGCCGCAAAAGAAGTGAAGATCCTCGTGAGTCTATTATTTATAATCGCGGTAGCGGAGAAGTTCGGCACTTAGTTGATAAACGCGTCATGAAACCAAAGTTTCTAGGCGGTATTGAACCTGATACCCGTGGTAAAGACCGTCGTGTTGTTGTTTCACAATGGTTAGCTTCAAAAGAGAACCCTTACTTTGCCACTAACTTGAGTAATATTGTCTGGGCTCACTTTTTTGGTAAAGGAATCATCAATGAAGTCGATGATGTCCGTGTCAGTAATCCGCCAGTGAATCCTGAATTGCTCAATGAGCTTGCAAAACGCTTCACCGACTACAACTATGACTTTAAGAAACTGGTACGCGATATTTGCACTTCGCGAACCTATCAGCTTTCGACTCAGACAAATACCACCAATGAGAAGGACCTGACTAATTTCTCACACGCATTACCCAGGCGCATGCGTGCTGAGGTGTTACTAGATTGCATCAGTCAAGTTACCAATGCACCTAATAAGTTTCGTGGCTTGCCTCTGGGGGCTCGTGCAGTCCAAATTGCCGACGGAAATACTTCAACTTACTTCCTGACCACATTTGGTCGTGCGAAACGTGATACCGTCTGTTCCTGTGAAGTACGTATGGAACCCAGCCTTTCACAAGCTTTGCACCTGCTGAATGGTGACACCGTCAACAACAAAATCGTCCAAGGTAAATTTGTTGACTCCAGACTCAAAGCTGGCAAGAAGCCTCTGGAAATCGTTGATGAAATGTATATTTCCTGCATCTCGCGTAAACCAACTGATAAAGAATATTCTTCGCTGGTTCAAGTACTTGATGCAAACAAAAAAGATCAAGCGAATACCTTAAACGATGTATTCTGGTCATTATTGAACTCTCGAGAGTTTCTGTTCAATCACTAAATGAGAACTCGGCTTAGCAACTTAAGAGTTTCAACTGGAAGCTCGCTTTTAATATGGTATGACTATGAAAAACTCACTCTCTAATCATTGGTGCTGTCAATTCGGCAAACGACTCATTGTCGCCGGTTTGTTTGTCTCCATGCTATCTACAGGACTGCATGCTGAGGATAAAAAGCCCGCGCCCAAGAAAAAAGTAAAAATCACTTTTGACGAACACATCAAGCCTATTTTTCGTGCGAAATGTTTTGCCTGTCATAACACGGACAAAAAAGCATCTGGCCTGGATCTGACTAACTACACCGGATTGATGCAAGGGGGAGCGGCTGGAGAGTCACTTGAACCTGGTGATGCTGACGGCAGCTATTTATACATGCTGGTCACACATGAATCTGAACCATTCATGCCTCCTAAATCAGATAAACTCCCCGACAAAGATCTCGCCTTAATTAAAGCATGGATCGATGGTGGTGCCCCTGAAAACGCAGGCAGTAAAGTCGTCATCAAGAAACCAAAGTTCGATTTTGCACTCAAAGGTGCGTCTTCAGGTAAGCCACAGGGACCTCCTCCTATGCCTCCCCGTATGAGTCTGGAACCTGTCGTCCACACCAGTCTGGGGACGGCTGTGACTGCCTTAGCTACCAATCCCTGGTCTCCTTTAGCCGCTGTAGCAGGTCAAAAACAGATTTTGCTATACAATACCAAAACACTGGAACTGTTAGGCGTACTCCCCTTCCCGGAAGGTTTTCCACAGGTCTTGAAATTCAGTCGTAATGGCAGTCTTTTGCTGGCCGGTGGAGGTCGCGCTGGTGCCAGTGGACGAGTGGTCGTCTGGGATGTGAAAACAGGAAAACGCCTCTTTACAGTCGGCGATGAACTCGATTCGGTTCTGTGTGCTGATATCAGTTCAGATCAGAGATTTATCGCCTTGGGTAGTCCGAGTAAAGTCATTCGCGTCTATTCCACCAGCACAGGAGAACTCGCTTATGAAATTCGAAAGCATACAGACTGGATGACCTCACTGGCCTTCAGCCCGGATTCCGTTTTGCTTTGTTCTGGTGACCGTAATGGTGGCGCCTTTGTCTGGGAAGCGGCCACAGGTAGCGAGTACCTGACTCTGAAAGGACATAAAGGTGGAATCACAGGAATTTCCTGGCGTTCTGATTCCAATATCGTTGCCACAAGTAGTGAAGACCAGTCAGTCAAACTCTGGGAATTGGAAAACGGCGGGAACGTCAAATCCTGGAATGCACACAACCCCGGAACCTCAAGTATCGAATTTGCCCGTGATGGTCGGATCGTGACCTGTGGCCGTGATCGTGTGACAAAGATTTGGGATCAGGCAGGAAAACAGCTCCGCGCTTTACCTGCTTTTGCAGATCTTGCTGTCAGCGTCACCATTTGCGATGAAAGCAACCGTGTGATCGCCGGCGATTGGACGGGAAAAATCAAAGTCTGGAATGCAGCCGATGGAAAAGAAGCGGGTGAATTAACCGCAAACCCACCACAGTTGTCGCAGCGTCTCACGACTGCAACAGCCGCACTGAAATCCACTCAGGCGAATCATCAAAAGCTCTTAGCTGTCGCTCAGACTGATAAAGCAGCAGTCGCAAAAGTGAACGCCGACATCGCTGCTACACAGAAGCAACAAACCGATCTGCAAAACAAGTTGAACGCGCTCAATGCAAATTTAGCGGCCAGTCAAAAAGCATTAACAGGTGCGCAAGGTAATGTTACAAATTCAACCAAAAAGATTGCTGCAATCAATGCACCTTTAGCAGCCATCAAAGAGGCACATGCCAAAGCAGATGCCATCAGTAAAAAAGTAGCCGGAGATAAAGACCTAGCCGAAGCAGCAGCAAAGCTGAAAGCGGCACTGGATAAAAGAGTGGCAGCAAATGCGGCTGAGCAGAAAAATCTGGCTACGCATCAGGCTGCAGTCAAAGCCAATCAACAAAAGATTGCACAATACACACCACAAATCAAACAGATGACTGCAGCTCTGCATGCTGCAAAAACTAAACTGGCCGGATTACAGAAAGCTCTGAAGCCCGCAACCGATAAAGCAACCGCTTCACAAAACGCGGCCAATGCAGCTGCAAGTGCTTTCACCGCGTCTCAAAATCAAGTCAAACGCTGGCAAGCTGAAATTGAATTCGCCAAGAAATTTAACGAAACTCAAGCAAATGCTTCAAAATAAGTGAACCCCCATACTCACGACCAAGTCCCTCAGGCATTCAGCTGTTTGAGGGACTTTTTTTATGGAACAAATTGACTTAAAGCCCTAAAAGTGAGCGTTACAAAAACTAGTGTTTCTTCAGTCACTCACTGATGTTTCAATTGATTAATTCTTTTTAAACAGTCACATACAAAATCAATACTATTCAATTCCAGAGGAACTATGTAAGGCAATGATAGGACAGACAACGGCCTCTATTCTTATATTCTTTCCACACGAACCATTCTCGGTATCCAGAGTTGACTCAGAATTTGCTTCGGAATATGAGGCGGCAAAAACAGTCGGATTCACCACTGGCTTCTATGATCATGACGTACTTGAACAAGGTGATTTAAAAACGGCACTGAAACCTTTACC
This window encodes:
- a CDS encoding DUF1549 domain-containing protein codes for the protein MWRHQLVFRSFLSLVFIGSGLSLSTADDKAKPAPAKPAPAKPAPAKPAPAKPAPAKPAPAKPAPAKPAPAKPAPAKPAPAKPAPAKPAPAKPAPAKPAPAKPVAPKPAPKLVKLNVYPQNIQLTTSRDRQSIIAQVVYDNGLTQDVTAQLQLKPAKPGIVRLDKNVLYPAADGETDLIASFGGANVKLHAKVVKAKEDRPISFNLDVMPTFMRAGCNTGSCHGAARGKDGFRLSLFGFDPKGDHHRLTRELSGRRINLSLPQESLLIEKAIGAVPHTGGKLYEKGSEHYTAVLRWLQAGAPYDAGVIPTVTKVEIYPKGGVMDGKGTKQQVSAVATYSDGTTRDVTSLASFSSNNDNSATITKKGLITANNRGEAFIMARFDTHTVGSHFVVLPKGLNFEWPNVPESNYVDTLIHNKLKKLRVIPSELCSDAEFLRRASLDICGILPTIEEFNQFVADKDPKKRDKLVDKLLNRKEFVEMWVMKWSELLQIRTVNNRISYKSALLYYNWLQERIASNVPINVMIQELLGSTGGTFANAATNYYENERDTLKVSENVAQVFMGMRIQCAQCHNHPFDRWTMDDYYSFASFFSQIGRKRSEDPRESIIYNRGSGEVRHLVDKRVMKPKFLGGIEPDTRGKDRRVVVSQWLASKENPYFATNLSNIVWAHFFGKGIINEVDDVRVSNPPVNPELLNELAKRFTDYNYDFKKLVRDICTSRTYQLSTQTNTTNEKDLTNFSHALPRRMRAEVLLDCISQVTNAPNKFRGLPLGARAVQIADGNTSTYFLTTFGRAKRDTVCSCEVRMEPSLSQALHLLNGDTVNNKIVQGKFVDSRLKAGKKPLEIVDEMYISCISRKPTDKEYSSLVQVLDANKKDQANTLNDVFWSLLNSREFLFNH
- a CDS encoding c-type cytochrome domain-containing protein, giving the protein MKNSLSNHWCCQFGKRLIVAGLFVSMLSTGLHAEDKKPAPKKKVKITFDEHIKPIFRAKCFACHNTDKKASGLDLTNYTGLMQGGAAGESLEPGDADGSYLYMLVTHESEPFMPPKSDKLPDKDLALIKAWIDGGAPENAGSKVVIKKPKFDFALKGASSGKPQGPPPMPPRMSLEPVVHTSLGTAVTALATNPWSPLAAVAGQKQILLYNTKTLELLGVLPFPEGFPQVLKFSRNGSLLLAGGGRAGASGRVVVWDVKTGKRLFTVGDELDSVLCADISSDQRFIALGSPSKVIRVYSTSTGELAYEIRKHTDWMTSLAFSPDSVLLCSGDRNGGAFVWEAATGSEYLTLKGHKGGITGISWRSDSNIVATSSEDQSVKLWELENGGNVKSWNAHNPGTSSIEFARDGRIVTCGRDRVTKIWDQAGKQLRALPAFADLAVSVTICDESNRVIAGDWTGKIKVWNAADGKEAGELTANPPQLSQRLTTATAALKSTQANHQKLLAVAQTDKAAVAKVNADIAATQKQQTDLQNKLNALNANLAASQKALTGAQGNVTNSTKKIAAINAPLAAIKEAHAKADAISKKVAGDKDLAEAAAKLKAALDKRVAANAAEQKNLATHQAAVKANQQKIAQYTPQIKQMTAALHAAKTKLAGLQKALKPATDKATASQNAANAAASAFTASQNQVKRWQAEIEFAKKFNETQANASK